A window of Lentibacillus sp. Marseille-P4043 contains these coding sequences:
- a CDS encoding TlpA family protein disulfide reductase: MKQVLGIIVIVLLAGIVIFNVVEKEDENTATNEDPENVSPDSDMAGAAIVPPGKTGVETGEKAPDFELETLSGETVKLSELKGQKVFLNFWASWCGPCRIEMPEMQKFYEEHQGEVEIIAVNTDTNKEKARKFIDEYDYTYPVLLDKKMKVSEQYMVSALPTTYFIGKDGKVQESKKVGPMTYDFMVDMLHSLE; encoded by the coding sequence ATGAAGCAGGTACTTGGAATTATTGTAATTGTTCTTCTGGCAGGAATCGTAATATTTAATGTAGTGGAGAAAGAGGATGAGAATACTGCGACCAATGAAGATCCGGAAAATGTTAGCCCGGATTCAGATATGGCAGGGGCGGCAATTGTTCCTCCTGGAAAAACTGGGGTTGAAACTGGGGAAAAGGCACCAGACTTTGAGCTTGAGACACTCTCCGGGGAAACAGTTAAACTATCTGAGCTAAAAGGGCAAAAGGTTTTCTTGAATTTTTGGGCTAGCTGGTGTGGACCTTGTCGTATTGAGATGCCTGAAATGCAAAAGTTTTATGAGGAACACCAAGGGGAAGTGGAGATAATTGCTGTAAATACCGATACGAACAAGGAGAAAGCAAGAAAGTTTATCGATGAGTACGATTATACGTACCCGGTTCTATTAGACAAAAAAATGAAGGTTTCTGAGCAATACATGGTATCTGCACTACCAACGACTTACTTTATTGGAAAAGATGGTAAGGTTCAAGAGTCAAAAAAAGTTGGACCAATGACATATGATTTTATGGTCGATATGTTACATTCTCTAGAATAG
- the yidD gene encoding membrane protein insertion efficiency factor YidD yields the protein MKYIFIAIIQFYRKAISPFKPPTCRFYPTCSEYGLEAFRRFGAIKGAYLTIRRIAKCHPFHPGGVDLVPEKKEKNHT from the coding sequence ATGAAATATATTTTCATAGCTATCATTCAATTTTATCGAAAAGCGATCAGCCCATTTAAACCACCAACATGCAGGTTTTACCCTACATGTTCAGAATACGGTTTAGAAGCGTTTAGACGGTTTGGAGCAATTAAAGGAGCCTATTTAACAATCAGGCGAATTGCAAAGTGCCACCCATTCCACCCTGGTGGAGTTGATTTAGTGCCAGAAAAAAAAGAAAAAAATCATACGTAG
- a CDS encoding cytochrome c biogenesis CcdA family protein → MSEINIFIAFGAGFLSFISPCVLPLYPAFLSYITGMSVSELKDDSKTFNKKSVLHTILFLLGFSSVFVILGFSTSLVGEFLTTYQDLIRQIGAILIIFFGFVIVGILNFKFLMKDKKITFKNRPAGYIGSFIIGMAFSLGWTPCTGPILGIVITLAAQNPDLGFMLMMCYALGFSLPFLILSFFIGKLTWIKRHSMRLVKIGGYVMIFMGIALFFDWMTDLTSYLNGLFGFSGF, encoded by the coding sequence ATGTCTGAAATTAATATTTTCATCGCATTTGGTGCAGGTTTTTTATCCTTTATCTCGCCATGTGTACTTCCACTTTATCCTGCCTTTTTATCGTATATAACTGGTATGAGTGTAAGTGAGTTAAAAGATGATAGCAAAACATTTAATAAAAAAAGTGTTTTACATACTATTTTGTTTTTACTAGGCTTCTCAAGCGTATTTGTCATTCTAGGATTTTCCACATCTTTAGTTGGGGAATTCTTGACTACTTATCAGGATTTAATTAGACAAATAGGTGCCATTTTAATTATTTTCTTCGGATTTGTTATTGTTGGCATATTGAATTTTAAATTTCTCATGAAAGATAAAAAAATCACTTTCAAAAATCGACCTGCTGGTTATATTGGATCTTTTATTATCGGGATGGCATTTTCATTGGGGTGGACACCGTGTACTGGACCGATCTTAGGTATTGTCATTACGTTAGCTGCACAGAATCCCGATCTTGGCTTCATGTTGATGATGTGCTATGCGTTAGGATTTTCATTGCCATTTTTGATTTTATCATTCTTCATTGGCAAACTAACTTGGATCAAACGTCACAGTATGCGTTTAGTTAAAATCGGCGGTTATGTTATGATTTTTATGGGAATTGCGTTATTTTTTGATTGGATGACAGATTTAACTTCTTATCTAAATGGCTTGTTTGGGTTTAGCGGCTTTTAG
- a CDS encoding Na(+)/H(+) antiporter subunit B: MYKPNDLILRTTTSVIAFILLGFAVYLLLAGHNSPGGGFVGGLMTASAIVLMYMSYGMEAVKKILPINFRTLIPIGLLIAVSTGIGSFVFNVPFLSHTFGHFTLPILGEVELATAMLFDMGVYVTVLGVTMTIILTIANDR; the protein is encoded by the coding sequence ATGTATAAACCGAATGATCTCATTCTACGGACAACGACATCAGTGATCGCATTTATATTGTTGGGATTTGCTGTATACTTACTTTTAGCTGGTCATAATTCACCTGGTGGTGGGTTTGTTGGCGGTTTAATGACTGCCTCAGCAATTGTATTAATGTATATGTCCTATGGTATGGAAGCGGTAAAGAAAATTTTGCCAATAAATTTCCGTACACTTATTCCGATTGGATTGTTAATTGCTGTATCAACAGGAATCGGATCATTTGTTTTTAATGTACCATTCCTTTCTCACACGTTTGGTCATTTTACATTACCGATACTTGGGGAAGTTGAACTTGCAACAGCTATGCTATTTGACATGGGCGTATATGTAACAGTACTAGGTGTAACAATGACGATCATTTTAACCATTGCAAATGATCGATAA
- the tlp gene encoding small acid-soluble spore protein Tlp: MVKNNKPKPDDRSDNVEKLQSAVQDTIQNIEEAHETMQFSSGEEKEKIEAKNKRREEAIEGMRQEIQDEASDNQLNQ; the protein is encoded by the coding sequence ATGGTGAAAAATAACAAACCAAAACCTGATGATCGCAGCGATAACGTAGAAAAGTTGCAAAGTGCGGTACAAGATACGATTCAAAACATTGAAGAAGCACATGAAACAATGCAATTTTCTTCAGGCGAAGAAAAAGAAAAAATTGAAGCTAAAAACAAGCGTCGTGAAGAAGCGATTGAAGGTATGCGGCAAGAAATACAAGATGAGGCAAGCGATAATCAGCTAAACCAATAA
- a CDS encoding YneF family protein, protein MSTIWVVLIAIIALIAGIALGFFIARKYMMNYLKKNPPINEQMLRTLMMQMGQKPSQKKINQMMRAMNNQQGK, encoded by the coding sequence ATGAGCACGATTTGGGTCGTATTAATTGCTATTATTGCGCTTATTGCTGGAATCGCTCTTGGATTTTTTATCGCCAGAAAATATATGATGAATTATCTGAAGAAGAACCCACCAATTAATGAGCAAATGCTTCGAACGTTAATGATGCAAATGGGACAAAAACCATCGCAAAAGAAAATTAATCAAATGATGCGAGCAATGAACAATCAACAAGGTAAATAA
- a CDS encoding FbpB family small basic protein encodes MAISLKRRLSFEELVKENRKQIVQDQLLMDKIEQNIEIKRNESIKKANEM; translated from the coding sequence ATTGCTATTTCTTTAAAGAGAAGATTATCGTTTGAGGAATTGGTGAAAGAAAATCGTAAACAAATTGTGCAAGACCAATTATTAATGGACAAGATAGAGCAAAATATAGAGATAAAACGAAATGAATCGATAAAAAAAGCAAATGAAATGTAA
- a CDS encoding DUF2621 family protein, producing the protein MDYLIVLWGILLITLMSIGGFFMFRKFLKRLPKEDGNSTLDWEEYYMDKTKHMWGNSEKKLLEELVSPVPELFRDVARQKIASKIGEVALQKHQKKITQDVLIEGYIIATPKRDHKFLRKKLREKEIDVTPYEPLFKLSPETYRRKQKRPQ; encoded by the coding sequence ATGGATTATTTAATCGTATTGTGGGGAATTTTGTTGATTACCCTCATGTCAATCGGTGGATTTTTCATGTTTCGTAAATTTTTAAAACGTCTACCAAAAGAGGACGGTAATTCGACTCTTGACTGGGAAGAATACTATATGGATAAAACAAAGCACATGTGGGGGAATAGTGAAAAAAAATTACTAGAAGAGCTGGTCTCACCTGTTCCAGAACTTTTCCGTGATGTAGCCAGACAAAAAATCGCCAGTAAAATAGGTGAGGTAGCTTTGCAAAAACACCAGAAAAAAATTACGCAAGATGTTCTAATTGAAGGCTACATTATTGCTACTCCAAAAAGAGACCATAAATTTTTAAGAAAAAAATTACGTGAAAAAGAAATTGATGTAACACCATACGAACCGTTATTTAAACTCTCTCCTGAAACGTATCGACGCAAACAAAAACGCCCGCAGTAA
- a CDS encoding response regulator, producing MAKILVVDDAKFMRATLSTILKKENHEIVGEAQDGKEAIEQYKQTKPDLVTMDITMPVMNGIDAIKEIKKYDDQAKIVVCSAMGQQKVVVGAIEIGAKDFIVKPFDENRVLDTVNRVLHKFEQASSNS from the coding sequence TTGGCAAAGATACTTGTAGTAGACGATGCTAAATTCATGAGGGCAACGCTCTCAACAATATTAAAAAAAGAAAACCATGAAATTGTAGGAGAAGCACAAGACGGAAAAGAAGCAATTGAACAATACAAACAAACAAAACCAGATTTAGTGACGATGGATATAACAATGCCTGTTATGAACGGCATAGATGCCATTAAAGAAATTAAAAAATATGATGATCAAGCAAAAATAGTGGTGTGTTCTGCGATGGGGCAACAAAAAGTGGTTGTTGGAGCGATTGAAATTGGAGCTAAAGATTTTATTGTGAAACCGTTTGACGAGAATCGAGTCTTAGATACTGTGAATAGAGTATTACATAAATTTGAACAAGCAAGTTCAAATAGCTAG
- a CDS encoding CcdC family protein, producing MFWIIASTVVAACMATLMIFVRLKAAKKPASVKKIILPPVFMSTGALMFVVPALRVPWAQVLEAFVVGMIFSIFLIKSSKFEIKQDDIYLIPSKSFVFILFGLLAVRIIIKLVIGSTISLGETSGMFFLLAFGMILTWRLAMLYKYKKLERQLKYRNA from the coding sequence ATGTTTTGGATAATAGCAAGTACAGTTGTTGCTGCATGTATGGCTACTTTAATGATTTTTGTACGGTTAAAAGCTGCAAAGAAGCCGGCATCAGTTAAAAAGATAATTTTGCCACCAGTTTTTATGAGTACAGGAGCATTGATGTTTGTTGTTCCTGCATTACGCGTCCCGTGGGCACAAGTTCTAGAGGCGTTTGTTGTAGGAATGATATTTTCCATATTTTTGATTAAATCATCAAAATTTGAAATAAAGCAAGATGACATATATTTGATCCCATCGAAATCATTTGTTTTTATTTTGTTCGGATTATTGGCCGTACGAATTATTATCAAATTGGTAATTGGCAGTACAATTTCGTTGGGGGAAACGAGTGGCATGTTCTTTTTACTCGCATTTGGAATGATTTTGACGTGGAGACTTGCCATGCTCTATAAATATAAAAAGTTAGAAAGGCAATTAAAGTATCGGAACGCATAA
- the acnA gene encoding aconitate hydratase AcnA codes for MTKQNAFDAKKQFELNGKTYNYYQLKALEDAGLGKVSRLPFSVRVLLESLVRQHDGRVIKDEHVTGLTKWGTNEGQGVDVPFKPSRVILQDFTGVPAVVDLASLRKAMVDMGGEPDKINPEVPVDLVIDHSVQVDQYGTANALKANMELEFERNAERYQFLNWAQKAFENYRAVPPATGIVHQVNLEYIASVVHGLENEDGTYDAFPDTLVGTDSHTTMINGLGVLGWGVGGIEAEAGMLGQPSYFPAPEVIGVKFTGSFPQGTTATDLALKVTQVLREQNVVGKFVEYFGPGLQDMPLADRATISNMAPEYGATCGFFPVDEESLNYLRLTGRKEDHIALVEKYCKENNLWYSPDQEDPEYTELVEINLSELEPNLSGPKRPQDLIALSNMKEEFNKAVTAPAGNQGLGLDKSEFDKEITIEHPTGKTSTMKTGALAIAAITSCTNTSNPYVMLGAGLVAKKAVEKGLSVPEYVKTSLAPGSKVVTRYLDDSGLQQYLDQIGFNLVGYGCTTCIGNSGPLREEIEEAISKNDLTVASVLSGNRNFEGRIHPLVKANYLASPPLVVAYALAGTVDIDLTTEALGTDKDGNAVYMKDIWPTMEEIKEQVESVVKPEIFRKEYENVFNSNEKWNEIDTTDEPLFAWDQESTYIQNPPFFEGLSKEAGSVTPLNNLRAIGKFGDSVTTDHISPAGAIAKDMPAGQYLQDKGVTPRNFNSYGSRRGNHEVMMRGTFANIRIRNLLAPGTEGGYTTYWPTEEVMPIYDAAMKYEENGTGLIVMGGKDYGMGSSRDWAAKGTILLGIKTVIAESFERIHRSNLVMMGVLPLQFEKGQNADKLGLSGKESFNIEIDENVKPHDLVKVTAIDENGKTTEFNAIARFDSEVEIDYYRHGGILQMVLRNKLETSELVN; via the coding sequence ATGACAAAACAAAATGCGTTTGATGCGAAAAAGCAGTTTGAGCTAAATGGAAAAACGTATAATTATTATCAATTAAAAGCATTAGAAGACGCTGGTTTAGGAAAGGTTTCTCGCCTTCCATTTTCCGTTCGTGTCTTGTTAGAGTCACTTGTTCGTCAACATGATGGTCGTGTCATTAAAGATGAACACGTAACCGGATTAACTAAATGGGGAACAAATGAAGGTCAAGGTGTAGACGTACCATTTAAACCTTCACGCGTTATTTTACAAGATTTCACTGGTGTACCTGCAGTTGTTGACCTTGCTTCATTACGTAAAGCAATGGTTGATATGGGTGGGGAACCTGATAAAATCAATCCGGAAGTACCAGTTGATTTGGTAATTGACCACTCTGTACAAGTCGATCAGTATGGAACGGCGAATGCGCTTAAGGCCAATATGGAACTTGAATTTGAGCGTAATGCGGAGCGCTATCAATTTTTAAACTGGGCTCAAAAGGCATTTGAAAACTATCGTGCAGTACCACCAGCAACAGGTATTGTTCACCAAGTAAACTTAGAATATATTGCAAGTGTTGTTCATGGATTGGAAAATGAAGATGGAACGTATGATGCATTCCCAGACACACTTGTTGGTACTGATTCACATACGACAATGATTAATGGTCTTGGCGTACTAGGCTGGGGCGTTGGTGGTATTGAGGCTGAAGCAGGTATGCTAGGTCAACCTTCTTATTTCCCTGCACCAGAAGTTATTGGCGTTAAATTTACCGGTAGCTTCCCACAAGGAACAACAGCTACAGACTTGGCGTTAAAAGTTACCCAAGTTTTACGTGAACAAAATGTTGTTGGGAAATTTGTTGAATACTTTGGACCAGGCCTACAAGATATGCCTCTTGCTGACCGTGCAACAATTTCAAACATGGCGCCGGAATATGGTGCAACATGTGGTTTCTTCCCGGTTGATGAAGAATCACTAAATTATTTACGTCTAACAGGTCGTAAAGAAGACCATATTGCATTAGTTGAAAAATATTGTAAAGAAAACAATCTTTGGTATTCACCAGATCAGGAAGATCCTGAATACACTGAGCTTGTTGAAATTAACCTATCTGAATTAGAACCGAATCTTTCAGGTCCAAAACGTCCACAAGACTTAATTGCTTTATCAAATATGAAAGAAGAATTTAATAAGGCAGTTACTGCACCAGCAGGCAATCAAGGGCTAGGATTGGATAAATCAGAATTTGATAAAGAAATAACCATTGAACATCCAACTGGAAAAACTTCTACTATGAAAACAGGTGCACTTGCTATCGCTGCAATTACATCTTGTACAAATACATCTAATCCATACGTTATGCTTGGAGCCGGATTAGTTGCTAAAAAAGCAGTTGAAAAAGGATTAAGTGTACCAGAATATGTTAAGACGTCATTAGCTCCAGGATCTAAAGTTGTAACACGTTACCTTGACGATTCTGGTTTGCAGCAATACCTTGACCAAATTGGCTTTAATTTAGTTGGTTATGGTTGTACAACTTGTATTGGTAACTCTGGTCCGTTACGTGAAGAGATAGAAGAAGCAATCTCGAAAAATGATTTAACTGTTGCTTCCGTACTTTCTGGTAACCGTAACTTTGAAGGTCGTATACATCCATTAGTGAAAGCTAACTATTTAGCATCACCACCATTAGTTGTGGCATATGCATTAGCGGGAACGGTAGATATTGACTTGACCACTGAAGCGCTTGGCACAGATAAAGACGGTAATGCTGTTTATATGAAGGATATCTGGCCAACAATGGAAGAAATTAAAGAACAAGTGGAAAGTGTTGTTAAACCAGAAATTTTCCGCAAAGAATATGAAAATGTGTTTAACTCAAATGAAAAATGGAATGAAATTGATACAACAGATGAACCATTGTTTGCATGGGACCAAGAATCAACATACATTCAAAACCCACCGTTCTTTGAAGGATTGTCAAAAGAAGCAGGTTCTGTTACACCATTAAATAATCTTCGTGCAATCGGAAAATTTGGTGATTCGGTAACAACTGACCACATCTCACCAGCCGGAGCAATTGCGAAAGATATGCCTGCAGGACAATATTTACAAGATAAAGGTGTTACCCCACGTAACTTTAACTCTTATGGTTCAAGACGTGGTAACCATGAAGTAATGATGCGTGGTACATTTGCAAATATTCGTATCCGTAATCTTCTTGCTCCTGGTACTGAAGGCGGCTATACAACTTACTGGCCAACAGAGGAAGTAATGCCTATTTATGACGCTGCAATGAAGTATGAAGAAAATGGTACAGGTTTAATCGTTATGGGTGGTAAAGATTATGGAATGGGGTCTTCCCGTGACTGGGCAGCAAAAGGTACTATTTTGCTTGGTATAAAAACAGTTATTGCGGAAAGCTTCGAACGTATTCACCGCTCAAATCTTGTAATGATGGGTGTACTACCATTACAATTTGAAAAAGGTCAAAATGCTGATAAATTAGGTTTATCAGGTAAAGAGTCGTTTAATATTGAAATTGATGAAAATGTTAAACCACACGACCTAGTAAAAGTTACTGCAATTGATGAAAATGGAAAAACTACTGAATTTAATGCGATTGCTCGTTTTGATAGTGAAGTAGAAATTGACTACTATCGTCATGGCGGTATTCTGCAAATGGTTTTACGTAACAAATTAGAAACTAGTGAACTAGTAAACTAA
- a CDS encoding acyl-CoA thioesterase, whose amino-acid sequence MNKVRTPIEVRYQETDQMGVVYHANYLVWFEIGRTKYIESLGLNYADMEGDNVVSPVTDAQISFKKPVRYGEDAVVETWLEKYDGLRTVYGYQIIDEQGNVAVSGTTKHVIVKKDSFRPLSLRKAFPDWHDAYSKQINGDS is encoded by the coding sequence GTGAATAAGGTACGTACACCAATAGAAGTAAGATACCAGGAGACAGATCAAATGGGTGTTGTCTATCATGCAAATTATTTAGTTTGGTTTGAAATAGGAAGAACAAAATATATTGAAAGCTTAGGCTTGAACTATGCAGATATGGAGGGGGACAATGTTGTGTCCCCAGTAACAGATGCACAAATTTCATTTAAAAAACCAGTTCGCTATGGTGAAGATGCAGTAGTTGAAACATGGCTGGAAAAATATGATGGATTACGTACGGTATACGGTTATCAAATAATAGATGAACAGGGCAATGTTGCGGTAAGTGGAACTACAAAACATGTTATTGTGAAAAAAGATAGCTTTCGCCCGTTATCATTGCGAAAAGCTTTTCCCGACTGGCACGATGCATATAGCAAACAAATTAATGGAGATTCTTAA
- a CDS encoding HesB/YadR/YfhF family protein: MKLHVTEEVAEWYKEELDIDDTNQLRFYVRYGGSGGRIPGFSLGVRVDSPYEAFITCKAGGLTFFIEAKDAWYFDDNNLYVRLNQNKDEPEFVYD; the protein is encoded by the coding sequence TTGAAATTACATGTAACCGAAGAGGTAGCTGAATGGTACAAGGAAGAACTAGATATCGATGATACCAACCAACTTCGCTTTTATGTAAGGTATGGCGGCTCTGGCGGGCGTATTCCAGGCTTTTCTCTTGGAGTTCGTGTAGATTCACCGTATGAAGCCTTTATAACTTGTAAAGCCGGTGGGTTGACATTTTTTATTGAAGCAAAAGACGCGTGGTATTTTGATGACAATAACTTATATGTAAGGCTTAACCAGAATAAAGATGAACCAGAATTTGTATATGACTAA
- the sirA gene encoding sporulation inhibitor of replication protein SirA: MGNYSIYWIKEEFAYRYFHKSGILYRFLKEYQTNTERTDLKNQFNYITKSFPAASLLTHIKNHLQTRKNIMVNGKYIEMFTNDSHYITLHIQEKQINFRCEMLHDAEKLLFPALRSFHPCLFIVGNDLDNYGWISLVSMERAYLHGQVLYS, from the coding sequence TTGGGTAATTATTCGATCTATTGGATAAAAGAGGAATTTGCTTATCGTTATTTCCATAAGAGTGGGATATTATATCGCTTTTTAAAGGAATATCAAACAAATACTGAAAGAACAGATCTGAAAAATCAATTTAACTATATTACCAAATCGTTTCCAGCTGCTTCTTTGTTAACCCATATCAAAAATCATCTGCAAACTAGAAAAAACATAATGGTGAATGGTAAGTATATTGAAATGTTTACCAATGATTCACACTATATTACTTTACATATTCAAGAAAAACAGATAAACTTTCGATGTGAAATGTTGCATGATGCCGAAAAATTGCTATTTCCTGCACTCCGCTCGTTTCACCCGTGTTTGTTTATCGTGGGAAATGATCTGGATAATTATGGCTGGATTTCACTAGTTTCCATGGAAAGAGCATATTTGCATGGACAGGTATTGTATTCTTAA
- a CDS encoding ATP-binding protein, which translates to MKYEIDHCKNTGDNTIENQPDSLYFCDETELPKSMIEWIERNKNDLITVWDENGIIRFMSKSVERLLGYKTCELQGTRWYEKISPEDVSYIEKHIHNTTYTGKIFNINIRNKFGKYIWSECNVAKILDDETNENYYISTLRDISDKKEMEEMMIRSEKMSIAGQLAAGVAHEIRNPLTSLKGFIQLLQAGVNRKEEYYNIMIDEIEKMETITSELLFISKPMTDNKKNESIADMIRDVVELLKPQAKLKNSIIEWEQTKDASIYCDRSQMKQVFINLIKNAIEAMDDGGIININVYATDSNVMIDIIDQGTGVPEEIVHKLGEPFFTTKQNGTGLGLMITHQILEHHKAKLEISRNKVKGSTFRIVIQR; encoded by the coding sequence TTGAAGTACGAAATAGATCATTGTAAAAACACAGGTGATAACACGATTGAGAATCAACCGGATAGCTTGTATTTTTGTGATGAGACGGAACTGCCAAAATCGATGATTGAATGGATAGAACGGAATAAAAATGATTTGATAACGGTTTGGGATGAAAATGGAATAATCCGCTTTATGTCGAAATCTGTAGAACGTCTGTTAGGGTACAAAACATGTGAGCTTCAAGGAACACGTTGGTATGAAAAAATTTCACCAGAGGATGTTTCCTACATTGAAAAACATATTCATAATACAACATATACTGGGAAAATTTTTAATATCAACATACGCAATAAGTTTGGAAAGTATATTTGGTCCGAGTGTAATGTTGCAAAAATTCTTGATGATGAAACAAATGAAAACTATTATATTTCAACATTACGAGATATTTCAGATAAAAAAGAAATGGAAGAAATGATGATTCGGTCAGAAAAAATGTCGATTGCAGGTCAATTGGCCGCGGGTGTAGCACATGAAATTCGCAATCCATTGACATCCTTGAAAGGTTTTATCCAATTATTACAAGCAGGTGTTAATCGAAAAGAGGAATACTATAACATCATGATCGATGAAATTGAAAAAATGGAAACTATTACGTCTGAACTATTATTTATTTCAAAGCCGATGACAGATAATAAAAAAAATGAGTCAATAGCAGACATGATTCGGGATGTTGTTGAGTTATTGAAACCACAAGCAAAACTAAAAAATAGCATTATAGAATGGGAACAAACGAAAGATGCTTCGATTTATTGTGATCGTTCTCAAATGAAACAGGTATTCATAAATCTAATCAAAAATGCAATCGAAGCAATGGATGACGGCGGAATTATAAACATAAACGTTTACGCTACTGACTCAAACGTTATGATCGATATAATTGATCAAGGGACAGGTGTGCCGGAAGAAATTGTACATAAACTAGGTGAACCGTTTTTCACGACGAAACAAAATGGAACAGGCCTGGGACTTATGATCACACATCAAATACTGGAACACCATAAAGCTAAACTAGAAATATCGCGTAATAAAGTCAAGGGAAGTACGTTTCGAATCGTAATACAAAGATAA